The Halobacterium litoreum genome includes a region encoding these proteins:
- a CDS encoding ABC transporter permease subunit, protein MGRRERVLVVVERELRTVARNRTLVLVAAAFAAVIVGLGGAAMGSPGGYVSLTFDLLLPVEVLVPTVAFAFVYQSVRGDADRGELDVIRTYPVTRAEYVLGVFLGRAAAVLAVVLVALGAAGVASSLGATEPASYFATHAAGDTPVVFVRFAVFVAAYALVAVALALAVSAATRSQREALGASVGVLVAVAVGLDLALVALASGGLVDPGSIAPLAGLSPASAFRGLVFELAVGPALAETPTVATASPVASALGLLAWVAASLGAAAVAVWPDTAT, encoded by the coding sequence ATGGGGCGACGCGAGCGCGTGCTCGTCGTCGTCGAACGCGAACTCCGCACGGTCGCCCGGAACCGCACGCTCGTCCTCGTCGCCGCCGCGTTCGCCGCGGTCATCGTCGGCCTCGGCGGCGCCGCGATGGGGTCACCGGGCGGCTACGTCTCGCTGACGTTCGACCTCCTGCTCCCGGTGGAGGTGTTGGTGCCGACGGTGGCGTTCGCGTTCGTCTACCAGTCCGTGCGCGGCGACGCCGACCGCGGCGAACTCGACGTGATTCGGACGTACCCGGTGACGCGCGCCGAGTACGTCCTCGGCGTGTTCCTCGGGCGTGCGGCCGCCGTACTCGCGGTCGTGCTCGTCGCGCTCGGCGCGGCGGGCGTCGCGTCGAGTCTCGGCGCGACCGAACCCGCGTCGTACTTCGCGACGCACGCCGCCGGCGACACCCCCGTCGTGTTCGTGCGGTTCGCGGTGTTCGTCGCGGCGTACGCGCTCGTCGCGGTGGCGCTCGCGCTCGCGGTGTCCGCCGCGACGCGCAGCCAGCGCGAAGCGCTCGGCGCGTCGGTCGGCGTGCTCGTCGCCGTCGCCGTCGGCCTCGACCTCGCGCTCGTCGCGCTCGCGTCCGGCGGCCTCGTCGACCCCGGGTCGATTGCGCCGCTTGCCGGCCTGAGCCCCGCGAGCGCGTTCCGCGGCCTCGTCTTCGAACTCGCAGTCGGGCCGGCGCTCGCGGAGACGCCGACTGTCGCCACGGCGTCGCCGGTCGCGAGCGCGCTCGGCCTGCTCGCGTGGGTCGCCGCGAGCCTCGGCGCCGCCGCCGTCGCCGTGTGGCCGGACACCGCCACCTGA
- a CDS encoding IMPACT family protein, with protein MTDAYRTLAGRGDARFEVQGSEFIGYASPAATVDEAEAFVAEVRERHADATHNVPCYRVRVESGGPGSGHMLREYQSDDGEPTGSAGKPALNVLQQRDVENAVVVVTRYYGGTNLGVGGLARAYSRAVKDALDAAGVVEQRPQERLTVAVDYDDSGTVRGILESADCEFDADYGENVAFEVTVAREDADGLRERLADATSGRADLQ; from the coding sequence GTGACAGACGCGTACCGCACGCTCGCCGGGCGGGGCGACGCCAGATTCGAGGTGCAGGGCTCGGAGTTCATCGGGTACGCGAGTCCGGCGGCCACCGTCGACGAGGCCGAAGCGTTCGTCGCGGAGGTCCGGGAGCGCCACGCGGACGCGACGCACAACGTTCCCTGTTATCGGGTTCGCGTGGAGTCCGGCGGCCCCGGCTCCGGGCACATGCTTCGGGAGTACCAGAGCGACGACGGCGAGCCGACCGGCTCGGCGGGGAAGCCGGCGCTGAACGTCCTCCAGCAGCGCGACGTGGAGAACGCCGTGGTCGTCGTGACCCGGTACTACGGCGGTACGAACCTCGGTGTCGGCGGGCTGGCGCGGGCGTACTCGCGGGCCGTGAAGGACGCGTTGGACGCCGCCGGCGTCGTCGAGCAGCGCCCGCAGGAGCGCCTGACGGTCGCCGTGGACTACGACGACTCGGGGACGGTGCGGGGGATTCTGGAGAGCGCGGACTGCGAGTTCGACGCCGACTACGGCGAGAACGTCGCCTTCGAGGTGACGGTGGCCCGCGAGGACGCCGACGGCCTGCGGGAGCGCCTCGCGGACGCGACGAGCGGGCGCGCCGACCTCCAGTAG
- a CDS encoding amino acid-binding protein, with protein MFQDIMQKFEGSPGQQAVIRLLLERGFSVNDDGRVVSGDIEIPYTQVAAEAGVDRRVVDSTTEAILADDELRRIFQNISQIPSLMDLAPVLDLTVVTVEVQDADESGIVAEVAGLLADRGISIRQTISEDPEFTDEPRLYLVTDEDLPGDVLTELMALPFVRSVELS; from the coding sequence ATGTTCCAGGACATCATGCAGAAGTTCGAGGGGAGCCCCGGCCAGCAGGCCGTCATCCGCCTGCTGCTCGAGCGGGGCTTCTCCGTGAACGACGACGGCCGGGTGGTGTCCGGCGACATCGAGATTCCGTACACGCAGGTCGCCGCGGAGGCGGGCGTCGACCGGCGCGTGGTGGACTCGACGACGGAGGCGATTCTCGCGGACGACGAACTACGGCGCATCTTCCAGAACATCTCCCAGATTCCGAGCCTGATGGACCTCGCGCCCGTGCTCGATTTGACGGTGGTCACGGTCGAGGTGCAGGACGCCGACGAGTCCGGTATCGTCGCCGAGGTCGCGGGTCTGCTCGCGGACCGCGGCATCAGCATCCGCCAGACGATAAGCGAGGACCCGGAGTTCACGGACGAGCCGCGGCTCTACCTCGTGACGGACGAGGACCTGCCCGGTGACGTGTTGACGGAACTGATGGCGCTGCCGTTCGTGCGGTCGGTGGAACTCTCCTAG
- a CDS encoding ABC transporter ATP-binding protein: MTDATLAVDGVSFGFGDVSILDDVTATLDAGHLTALVGPNGAGKTTALELLAGLRAPDAGTVTRPDGGARSVAYLPQSPQFRSGFTVRETVAFYADLVDADTDPAALLDRVGLAGAADRRVEALSGGMTRLLGLAQALVGDPPVVVLDEPTSGLDPDVADHIFGVASDLATDDRLVVLASHDLAAVEARADRVVLLADGALALDGAPADLLAETGAETLRDAFSQTVRATDRSSVDVRAVRPGGDA; this comes from the coding sequence GTGACCGACGCGACCCTCGCCGTCGACGGCGTCTCGTTCGGATTCGGGGACGTGTCCATCCTCGACGACGTGACCGCGACCCTCGACGCGGGCCACCTGACGGCGCTCGTCGGCCCGAACGGCGCCGGGAAGACGACGGCGCTGGAACTGCTCGCGGGCCTCCGAGCGCCCGACGCGGGAACCGTCACGCGCCCCGACGGCGGCGCGCGGAGCGTCGCGTACCTCCCCCAGTCCCCGCAGTTCCGGTCGGGGTTCACGGTCCGCGAGACCGTGGCGTTCTACGCCGACCTCGTGGACGCCGACACCGACCCCGCGGCGCTGCTCGACCGCGTCGGACTGGCGGGCGCCGCCGACCGCCGCGTCGAAGCGCTCTCCGGCGGGATGACCCGGCTGCTCGGGTTGGCGCAGGCGCTCGTCGGCGACCCGCCCGTGGTCGTCCTCGACGAACCCACGTCCGGCCTCGACCCGGACGTCGCGGACCACATCTTCGGCGTCGCGAGCGACCTCGCGACCGACGACCGGCTCGTCGTCCTCGCGAGCCACGACCTCGCCGCCGTCGAGGCGCGCGCGGACCGCGTGGTGTTGCTCGCGGACGGCGCCCTCGCGTTGGACGGCGCGCCCGCCGACCTGCTCGCCGAGACGGGCGCGGAGACGCTCCGCGACGCGTTCTCGCAGACGGTGCGCGCGACCGACCGGTCGTCGGTGGACGTGCGCGCGGTCCGGCCCGGGGGTGACGCGTGA